The following coding sequences are from one Crateriforma spongiae window:
- a CDS encoding MarR family winged helix-turn-helix transcriptional regulator, with translation MSKTQSKTLAGEVGKRQPFDSLRQEAYLNLVRTHTQLAGQLSRLFKQHGLTDPKYNALRILRGEGKPMQVYQIAERMVTPQTDVTRLVYRLEEAGLVERERCGEDRRVVWVTLTRRGKDVLKKLDQPVADLHESQFAGLTKTELKQLNDLLFRSRQN, from the coding sequence ATGAGCAAGACACAATCAAAAACCCTGGCGGGCGAAGTCGGAAAGCGGCAGCCGTTTGATTCGCTTCGGCAGGAGGCGTATTTGAACTTGGTGCGGACACATACGCAGCTTGCAGGCCAGCTATCGCGGCTATTCAAGCAGCATGGGCTCACCGATCCCAAGTACAACGCGTTGCGAATCCTGCGAGGAGAAGGCAAACCGATGCAGGTCTACCAGATCGCCGAGCGGATGGTGACGCCGCAAACTGACGTCACGCGTCTGGTTTATCGGTTGGAAGAAGCTGGACTCGTCGAGCGGGAGCGATGCGGTGAAGACCGGCGAGTCGTTTGGGTGACTTTGACCAGACGGGGGAAAGACGTGCTTAAGAAGCTAGATCAACCGGTCGCAGATTTGCATGAGTCGCAGTTCGCTGGTCTGACGAAGACTGAGCTAAAGCAACTGAACGATCTGCTTTTTCGATCTCGGCAGAATTGA
- a CDS encoding recombinase family protein, protein MVVPHEAERVRQIFDLYRRTHSLLETAKEANRRGWRTKQWTTKKGSTRGGLPYDKNRIYQMLTNVTYIGKLTYKDEIHEGQHQAIVDPEVFKEVGESLRKNGRIGMIRASTSFDGMLRGILRCAKCNRAMRHTSSGRGTKRYRYYVCGKAEKQGYESCPSPSIPARQIESFVVDELRVFANDVQLIRDIYERCHEQNREDIDSQKREADSIAKFLKEDHAEMTHLVATAASPDLIEATQSRIDKSESRLKELREAIDNHRPIRVSHASIRKTLGELDKAWDTIPPRERCRLMELLIERIDYDGVEGTLDITFQPAGLASLGQDGNFARHITETLN, encoded by the coding sequence GTGGTCGTACCCCACGAAGCCGAACGCGTCCGACAAATCTTTGATCTCTACCGACGAACGCACTCTCTGCTCGAAACGGCCAAGGAAGCCAATCGTCGGGGTTGGCGGACCAAGCAGTGGACGACCAAGAAGGGATCAACTCGCGGTGGTCTGCCGTATGACAAGAACCGCATCTACCAGATGCTGACCAACGTCACCTACATCGGCAAGCTGACGTACAAGGACGAGATCCATGAAGGCCAGCATCAGGCCATCGTTGATCCTGAGGTCTTCAAAGAAGTCGGAGAGTCGCTGCGAAAAAATGGTCGCATCGGAATGATACGAGCTTCCACCAGCTTCGACGGAATGCTGCGAGGCATCCTTCGGTGTGCAAAATGCAATCGAGCGATGCGGCACACTTCCTCTGGCCGCGGCACGAAGAGGTATCGTTACTACGTTTGCGGCAAAGCCGAAAAGCAAGGCTATGAATCTTGTCCATCGCCTTCGATTCCCGCAAGGCAGATTGAGAGTTTCGTCGTCGACGAACTCCGCGTGTTCGCAAATGATGTCCAGCTCATTCGTGACATCTACGAACGATGTCATGAGCAGAACCGCGAGGACATCGATTCGCAAAAACGTGAAGCCGATTCGATCGCGAAGTTTCTCAAAGAGGACCACGCCGAGATGACTCACCTTGTCGCAACGGCCGCTAGCCCTGACTTGATTGAAGCAACGCAATCACGCATTGATAAAAGCGAATCACGATTGAAAGAGCTGCGTGAAGCCATCGACAACCATCGGCCGATTCGCGTCAGCCATGCATCGATCCGCAAGACCCTCGGTGAACTGGACAAAGCCTGGGACACGATCCCACCGCGAGAACGTTGCCGACTGATGGAATTGTTGATCGAACGGATCGACTACGACGGTGTTGAGGGCACGCTTGATATCACCTTCCAGCCCGCCGGACTCGCGTCACTCGGCCAGGACGGCAACTTTGCCCGTCACATTACGGAGACGTTGAATTGA
- a CDS encoding recombinase family protein — protein sequence MSREQMKQPIRCAIYTRKSTEEGLDQEFNSLDAQRDAAEAFITSQRSEGWACLDERYDDGGFSGGNLERPAMKRLMADIEAGRIDCVVVYKVDRLSRSLLDFSRVMETFERHNVAFVSVTQQFNTASSMGRLILNVLLSFAQFEREMISERTRDKIAATRRKGK from the coding sequence ATGAGTCGCGAGCAAATGAAACAACCCATTCGGTGTGCGATCTACACTCGCAAATCGACCGAAGAAGGACTCGATCAAGAGTTCAATAGCCTGGATGCGCAGCGTGATGCTGCTGAGGCATTTATCACAAGCCAGCGAAGCGAAGGTTGGGCTTGCCTCGACGAACGTTACGACGACGGCGGTTTTTCAGGTGGGAACCTTGAACGTCCCGCAATGAAACGTCTCATGGCCGATATCGAGGCCGGCAGAATCGACTGTGTCGTTGTCTACAAAGTCGACCGTCTCAGTCGCAGCCTGCTCGATTTCTCACGCGTGATGGAAACCTTCGAGAGACACAACGTGGCCTTCGTCTCTGTCACTCAGCAGTTCAACACCGCCAGCTCCATGGGCCGGCTAATTCTCAACGTGCTGCTTTCCTTCGCCCAGTTCGAGCGCGAAATGATCAGCGAACGCACCCGAGACAAGATCGCGGCAACACGCCGCAAAGGCAAGTAG
- a CDS encoding DUF2924 domain-containing protein — protein sequence MSNPLGQELAALRRMSVSTLQAKYFEVFGESTTGRNKAWLQKRIAWRMQANAFGGLSDRAIQRANQLANESDLRVTAPREPSPLPPPPPVNRDLPPKDERLPPVGDCLVRDYKGRECVVTIMPDGFDFEGEHYKTLSAVAKAITGQHWNGFRFFKIHKQESA from the coding sequence ATGAGCAACCCATTGGGCCAAGAGTTGGCCGCGCTGCGCCGAATGTCGGTCAGCACCCTTCAAGCCAAGTACTTCGAAGTCTTCGGCGAATCAACGACCGGTCGCAATAAGGCCTGGCTTCAGAAGCGAATCGCATGGCGAATGCAAGCCAATGCGTTCGGTGGCCTGAGTGATCGGGCCATCCAGCGAGCCAATCAGCTCGCCAACGAATCGGATCTTCGCGTGACTGCGCCGCGAGAGCCCTCGCCTTTGCCACCACCCCCGCCGGTGAACCGCGATCTTCCGCCCAAGGATGAACGGTTGCCGCCCGTCGGCGATTGTCTGGTTCGTGATTACAAGGGCCGGGAATGCGTCGTCACCATCATGCCCGATGGTTTCGATTTTGAGGGCGAGCACTACAAGACGCTTTCGGCAGTTGCCAAAGCGATCACGGGCCAGCACTGGAATGGCTTTCGGTTCTTCAAAATTCACAAGCAGGAGTCAGCATGA
- a CDS encoding MarR family transcriptional regulator: MSKDGLRIDWETVEDLLIESCESEIPKPKPQPRRSSRTAKIELLVRELTLHLRSAADLAHASGELLPRPTQQELARRTGISKSDVSRCIKDPSANQLRLLWQTADDPDAVLRLPRKQLR, from the coding sequence TTGTCGAAAGACGGTTTGCGGATCGATTGGGAGACCGTCGAAGATCTCCTGATCGAATCCTGTGAATCCGAAATTCCAAAACCCAAACCGCAGCCACGCCGATCATCACGGACTGCGAAGATCGAACTGTTGGTTCGAGAGTTGACGCTGCACTTACGCAGTGCTGCTGATCTTGCTCACGCATCCGGCGAACTGCTGCCTCGTCCGACGCAACAAGAGCTCGCGCGACGGACCGGAATCTCGAAGTCCGATGTCAGCCGCTGCATCAAAGACCCCTCTGCCAACCAGTTGCGATTGCTTTGGCAGACTGCTGATGATCCGGATGCCGTTTTGCGTTTGCCTCGCAAACAACTTCGCTAA
- a CDS encoding AAA family ATPase, with protein sequence MARWITQTALRTLRNLEVWVVNPFSYGGIVGNGAFCNRTRELADLTDMMKSAGRSFVYAERRMGKTSLILRALAKLPKKQFVTVYVDLWPTDGSAAFSQATAKAVSVAAESTSKRLLELGKSLFGRLRPSVSLDDAGQPKIDFGIDGRAVSRADLVEVLDAPQKLADKTGKTVVMVFDEFQQILDYEDDTTEKQIRSSIQHHKNVAYVFLGSRKHLLQSMFLDEARPLYRSAMHYPIGPIETKHWQPFVAKRFQHADKQIDRQTIASLCKRTGGHPFYTQHLCHVLWSMTETGEEANEADLDTAVAELLRRESHAYVNLWEAMTKNEQRFLRGLAECEEPPKPFSSDFTRRFGLRSASNAQRAAESLEAGDIIEREEASFVIVDRFFRLWIQRLFAN encoded by the coding sequence GTGGCTCGCTGGATTACGCAAACTGCGTTACGCACGTTGCGTAATTTGGAGGTGTGGGTTGTGAATCCCTTTTCGTATGGCGGCATTGTTGGCAATGGTGCCTTCTGCAATCGCACGAGAGAACTGGCTGACCTGACGGACATGATGAAGTCGGCGGGCAGGTCGTTTGTCTATGCCGAACGCAGGATGGGAAAGACATCGCTGATCTTGCGTGCGCTCGCGAAGCTCCCCAAGAAGCAGTTTGTCACCGTCTACGTGGACCTCTGGCCGACAGATGGATCGGCAGCGTTTTCGCAGGCGACAGCGAAGGCCGTTTCGGTGGCGGCAGAATCAACGTCCAAGCGTTTGCTGGAGCTTGGAAAATCACTCTTCGGGCGACTGCGGCCCAGTGTTTCGCTTGATGATGCGGGCCAACCGAAGATTGATTTTGGGATCGACGGGCGCGCGGTCTCTAGGGCTGATTTGGTCGAGGTGCTGGATGCGCCGCAGAAGCTTGCGGACAAGACTGGCAAAACCGTTGTGATGGTGTTTGATGAGTTTCAGCAAATCCTGGACTACGAGGATGACACCACCGAAAAACAGATTCGCAGCAGTATTCAACATCACAAGAATGTCGCTTACGTCTTCTTGGGTAGCCGCAAGCATCTGCTGCAATCCATGTTTCTGGATGAGGCTCGCCCGCTCTACCGCAGTGCAATGCACTATCCGATCGGGCCCATCGAAACAAAACACTGGCAACCTTTTGTCGCCAAGCGATTTCAACATGCCGACAAACAAATTGATCGACAAACCATCGCATCGTTGTGCAAAAGAACAGGCGGTCACCCCTTCTATACGCAGCACCTTTGTCACGTCCTTTGGTCGATGACGGAAACCGGCGAGGAGGCGAATGAGGCCGATCTCGATACAGCGGTGGCTGAGCTACTTCGTCGAGAAAGTCACGCCTACGTCAACCTTTGGGAAGCGATGACGAAGAACGAGCAGCGGTTCCTTCGTGGGCTGGCTGAATGTGAGGAGCCGCCCAAGCCGTTTTCATCTGATTTTACGCGCCGATTCGGACTTCGTAGTGCATCCAATGCGCAGCGGGCTGCCGAGTCGTTAGAAGCGGGTGACATCATCGAGCGAGAGGAAGCGTCATTCGTGATTGTTGATCGCTTCTTTCGACTATGGATTCAGCGGCTGTTCGCGAATTAG
- a CDS encoding 3-keto-disaccharide hydrolase has product MLVAVISLQTFAPVQIAEPKVNAVPLVRSTSRRLLSLAFTALLTILVNTETPGQDGRSLPTTPEKASVQTIKPEIVSYPDARVWSNRVIAESEYPGLPMIGEFRRDNRAMQVTVAGEKFYLSVFNGGLPGDGWDGSPIQHRWVGTQDIAEQLHGWNKADRSQEVVGKEPPQGSVVLFDGSDTKEWVNGKVEDGFLKAGTRTKEKFQDFRLYFEFLIPLKPEPPVSHPHRGNSGVFAVGAYEIQIADTFGLDFDKSAWSEMQMLKPVNTWCGSIYGIRAPNVNMCLPPLTWQSMEIEFKAARFKDSRKISPAVISVIQNGVKIHDQIELPEGTGGGPGGPRQEVPSGPIVLQNHGNPNLFRNIWIVAHGSRVR; this is encoded by the coding sequence ATGCTCGTTGCTGTAATCAGCCTACAGACGTTCGCGCCGGTTCAAATTGCGGAACCCAAGGTAAACGCCGTGCCTCTCGTTCGATCGACAAGCCGTCGATTACTTTCGCTGGCTTTCACAGCGCTGCTGACGATACTTGTGAATACGGAAACGCCTGGCCAGGACGGCCGTTCACTACCGACGACGCCAGAAAAAGCTTCCGTTCAAACCATCAAGCCAGAGATCGTCTCTTATCCCGACGCGAGGGTCTGGTCAAACCGCGTGATCGCGGAAAGCGAGTATCCAGGGCTCCCGATGATCGGTGAGTTCCGACGCGACAATCGAGCGATGCAGGTCACGGTCGCCGGCGAGAAGTTTTACCTCTCTGTTTTCAACGGTGGCCTTCCCGGTGACGGATGGGACGGATCACCGATCCAGCATCGTTGGGTCGGCACTCAGGATATCGCTGAGCAACTGCACGGCTGGAACAAGGCTGACCGTAGCCAAGAAGTCGTCGGGAAAGAGCCCCCACAAGGTTCGGTCGTTTTGTTTGACGGTTCGGATACTAAAGAGTGGGTCAATGGAAAAGTCGAGGATGGCTTCTTGAAAGCGGGGACTCGAACGAAGGAGAAGTTTCAGGACTTTCGTTTATACTTCGAGTTTTTGATTCCCCTCAAGCCAGAGCCGCCCGTCAGCCATCCTCACCGAGGAAACAGCGGAGTCTTTGCGGTGGGAGCCTATGAGATCCAGATTGCTGACACGTTCGGGTTGGATTTCGACAAATCGGCATGGAGCGAAATGCAGATGCTCAAGCCGGTCAATACTTGGTGCGGAAGCATCTACGGCATTCGAGCACCGAATGTGAACATGTGCCTACCGCCACTGACTTGGCAGAGCATGGAGATTGAATTCAAAGCCGCTAGATTCAAGGACTCGCGGAAGATCTCACCCGCCGTCATTTCCGTGATCCAAAACGGCGTGAAAATCCACGATCAGATCGAACTACCGGAAGGCACGGGCGGCGGGCCTGGAGGCCCACGCCAGGAAGTGCCTTCCGGCCCCATTGTGCTCCAAAACCACGGCAATCCGAACTTGTTTCGCAACATCTGGATCGTGGCTCATGGATCACGGGTTCGCTAG
- a CDS encoding Gfo/Idh/MocA family protein, protein MTPYHWSSSSQAAEDKNSRLRLGMIGCGSKGRDNARQASKFGDFVAVCDVNRSSANAYAQNPQLNGDGKRRLDVYGDHRELLAREDIDLVVCATPDHWHTPIYVDALRAGKHVYGEKPMTLTVEEVKILRRAAAESGSILQVGNQQRSCQWFREAIAIAQSGVLGENLTATCYLGMGPKGGPFSPKPVPDGLDWDRWLGQAPLVEYMPQRGSGSFRWWHEYSGGKLTDWGAHHIDIAQWALGVIETGPIEVEATGVLDHREHCFNTAQTFAGTMRFDNGTTLKFEDGGKKTNGILLEGDRERLFVNRGKLVGNIVGKITQDKRWIDQIRAAARELYGGPYGQREIELQSYENFGEFDGNLWEGVKNAHMKNLFECIRLNASPISDVVTVGNSTIACHLANIALRLGRRLKWDPATEQFVNDEEANAMLRREQREGYEIQTA, encoded by the coding sequence TTGACGCCCTATCACTGGTCGAGCTCTTCGCAGGCCGCCGAGGATAAGAATAGCCGCCTGAGGTTGGGGATGATCGGCTGTGGCTCAAAAGGGCGTGACAATGCTCGGCAGGCATCCAAGTTCGGTGACTTTGTAGCGGTTTGCGATGTCAATCGCAGTTCTGCGAATGCTTACGCCCAAAACCCACAATTAAATGGTGATGGCAAGCGGAGGCTTGATGTCTACGGCGACCATCGAGAGTTGCTCGCCCGCGAGGACATTGATTTGGTCGTCTGTGCAACACCGGATCATTGGCACACTCCGATCTATGTGGACGCACTGCGTGCTGGCAAGCACGTTTACGGCGAGAAGCCGATGACGCTCACCGTTGAGGAGGTAAAGATCCTACGAAGAGCCGCTGCTGAATCGGGCAGCATTCTACAGGTGGGGAATCAACAACGGAGTTGCCAGTGGTTTCGTGAAGCCATCGCGATTGCTCAATCCGGTGTGCTTGGCGAAAACCTGACGGCGACGTGTTACCTCGGCATGGGGCCCAAGGGCGGTCCGTTTTCGCCGAAGCCGGTCCCGGACGGGCTCGATTGGGACCGTTGGCTGGGCCAAGCTCCGTTGGTGGAATACATGCCCCAGCGGGGTAGCGGAAGCTTTCGCTGGTGGCACGAGTATTCCGGTGGCAAACTGACGGATTGGGGAGCGCACCATATCGACATCGCACAGTGGGCGCTCGGCGTAATCGAGACGGGACCAATTGAAGTTGAAGCCACTGGGGTGCTCGACCACCGCGAGCACTGCTTTAACACCGCGCAGACGTTTGCCGGGACAATGCGGTTTGACAACGGGACAACCTTGAAATTTGAAGACGGTGGCAAGAAAACCAACGGTATCCTGTTGGAAGGCGATCGTGAACGACTGTTTGTCAATCGCGGGAAGCTGGTCGGAAACATCGTCGGCAAAATCACGCAGGACAAGAGATGGATCGACCAGATTCGCGCTGCGGCAAGGGAACTTTACGGCGGTCCCTACGGACAACGGGAAATCGAACTTCAAAGCTATGAGAACTTTGGTGAGTTTGATGGAAACCTTTGGGAAGGTGTCAAGAATGCACACATGAAGAATCTCTTCGAGTGCATTCGTTTGAACGCTTCACCGATCTCGGACGTTGTGACTGTCGGCAACAGTACCATCGCGTGCCACTTAGCGAACATCGCCCTGCGACTCGGTCGCAGATTGAAATGGGACCCAGCCACCGAGCAGTTCGTGAACGACGAGGAAGCGAACGCAATGCTACGCCGTGAACAGCGAGAAGGTTATGAAATCCAGACGGCGTGA
- a CDS encoding integrase core domain-containing protein, with product MAAIVHPLLALLASLTRQELAQQVTYLKAENAILRSKLPERITLNNQERRRLVRHGKKLGPRIKDLISIVSYSTFRRWIRNMEDGPTKRPRSNAEGKPGRPRTDESIAETIIRIRKETGWGYTKIIQAMRRLGHRISRQTVKNILVEAGLGPDPSDHPDTWSDFLKRHAATMWQCDFASKRKWTVKGMVDLYFLVFIHVETRRIWVSPCTANPTGEWTTQQARNFQMHLQDEELPCELLQRDQDTKYVDSFDEVFRSTGCKIKKSCPRSPNLQAFVERVIQTLKNEVLNAFCVVSENHLDHILRVSQDWYNHRRGHSARRNLPPVGDTEPQAAIDIGRTKIVCHKELGGHLKSYQAAA from the coding sequence ATGGCCGCGATCGTTCACCCACTTTTGGCACTGCTTGCGTCGCTCACTCGCCAGGAATTGGCTCAGCAAGTGACATATCTGAAAGCGGAGAATGCAATCCTTCGGAGCAAGTTACCCGAACGGATCACGCTGAACAATCAGGAGCGTCGAAGGCTGGTTCGCCACGGCAAAAAGCTCGGCCCACGGATCAAAGACCTGATCTCGATCGTCAGCTATTCAACCTTCCGCCGCTGGATCCGCAACATGGAAGACGGACCTACGAAACGGCCGAGATCGAATGCGGAAGGCAAGCCTGGCCGGCCACGGACCGACGAGAGCATTGCCGAAACGATCATCCGGATCCGGAAAGAAACCGGCTGGGGTTACACCAAGATTATCCAGGCGATGCGTCGCCTCGGCCATCGGATCTCGCGTCAGACGGTGAAGAACATTCTGGTCGAAGCAGGTCTCGGTCCGGATCCGAGCGACCATCCCGACACCTGGTCCGACTTCTTGAAACGCCACGCCGCCACGATGTGGCAGTGCGACTTCGCCTCGAAGCGGAAGTGGACGGTAAAGGGCATGGTCGATCTCTACTTTCTCGTCTTCATCCACGTCGAGACACGACGCATCTGGGTATCGCCCTGCACTGCCAATCCGACCGGCGAGTGGACGACTCAGCAAGCCCGCAACTTCCAAATGCATTTGCAGGACGAAGAACTGCCGTGCGAGCTTTTGCAGCGTGACCAGGACACGAAGTACGTCGACTCATTCGACGAGGTGTTTCGCTCGACCGGCTGCAAAATCAAAAAGAGCTGCCCTAGGTCGCCCAACCTGCAAGCGTTCGTCGAGCGGGTGATTCAGACGCTCAAGAATGAAGTGCTCAACGCCTTCTGCGTGGTCAGCGAGAACCACTTGGATCACATTCTTCGAGTGTCGCAAGACTGGTACAATCATCGACGTGGCCATTCCGCCCGTAGGAATCTGCCGCCCGTGGGGGACACCGAACCGCAGGCGGCGATCGATATCGGCCGCACCAAAATCGTATGCCACAAGGAGCTCGGTGGTCACCTGAAGTCTTATCAAGCCGCGGCTTGA